A genomic stretch from Brassica oleracea var. oleracea cultivar TO1000 unplaced genomic scaffold, BOL UnpScaffold01294, whole genome shotgun sequence includes:
- the LOC106321188 gene encoding glutathione S-transferase T3-like — translation MDSYSQSSSFLDLLNNQQQNTQPSLQLSPANVSFDGTQWAEDATLEAHIVEDRKERRKWTPTEDMVLISAWLNTSKDPVVSNEQKAIAFWKRIAAYVAASPKLSGMQKREPTHCKQRWGKINEGVCKFVGCYEAATKEKSSGQNDSDVMKMAHVIFFNDYKVKFTLEHAWLELRHEQKWCGASTTKDKLIKVMSCCIS, via the coding sequence ATGGATTCATATTCTCAATCTTCTAGCTTTCTAGACCTCTTAAACAATCAACAACAAAACACTCAGCCTAGTTTACAACTCTCTCCCGCGAATGTCTCTTTTGATGGTACACAATGGGCTGAAGATGCAACCTTGGAAGCTCACATCGTGGAAGACCGCAAAGAGAGGCGGAAGTGGACACCAACAGAGGACATGGTGCTcatcagtgcttggttgaacactTCAAAAGATCCGGTTGTGAGTAATGAGCAAAAAGCAATTGCGTTTTGGAAACGAATTGCAGCTTACGTTGCAGCAAGTCCAAAACTTTCTGGAATGCAAAAGAGAGAGCCAACTCACTGCAAACAAAGGTGGGGCAAGATTAATGAAGGCGTCTGTAAGTTTGTTGGGTGTTATGAGGCTGCAACAAAAGAGAAATCAAGCGGCCAGAATGATAGTGATGTCATGAAAATGGCTCATGTGATTTTCTTCAATGATTATAAGGTGAAGTTCACACTTGAGCATGCATGGTTGGAGCTTCGCCATGAGCAGAAATGGTGTGGAGCATCTACTACTAAAGATAAATTGATCAAAGTGATGTCTTGTTGTATCTCGTGA